DNA from Heliomicrobium gestii:
CAAGCAAATGGAAGACTACGGATTGGTTTACGAGTGCATCGGCAGGTAGCCCCCCAAGCCCGCCCCATGAGAATCGCCCCGCTGCGACCGGTTCCGGTTCGCGGCGGGGCGATGTTTTTTTCTATCCATTCGATAATAAATCGCTCAAACCTTAACTGATCATTCGGTCATCGGCGATCTCCACGGCGGGATCCTTGCAGAATCCCAGCGGCCCCCGTTTCTCCGCCTCCTGGGCAAGGGCCTGCCAGATCTCTACAAAAGGCCGTTGATGAACATTGCCGACACTGACGTAGGCGAAGGAGCACACCCGCAGATCGCCCACATCGTCGACGACACAACTGGTGCGCCCGCAGGAACAACCGAGGGCCGCCGTCATGGCCACGGTCAACTCGGGATGGCTGCGCTCCCATCCCTGTATATAGCGAATGAGCCGCTGCGTCTCCTCATCGGAAATCGGCTCATAGGGCGCCTCGCTTCCCTGAAGGCCCGTCTTTTTAAAGAGGCTCACATAGCATTCTGTGACACCGATCTCTTGCATGAATTGGGGCAGACGGTGGAACTCATGAACATTGCCGCTATGTACGGTCCAGACCATGCCTTGACGGGGGATTTCCGCATCGCGAAGGCACTGCAGCGCTTGAATGGCCTGATCAAAAGTCCCCGATCCTCGTGACCCTTCATGGACGGCCCGGCTTAACCCGTCAAAACTGATCTCCACCTGATTGATCCCTGCATCAGCCAACCGCCGCGCCCGCTCGGTCGTCATCTGCTGTCCATTGCTGATGATCTTGACAAAGACATCGGCCTCCCGCAAGGTTTGGATCACCTGTTCAAGCCCTTCCTGAAGCAGCGGTTCGCCGCCGAAGATCCCCACGTAGAAGATGCCGGCGTCGATGATCTGCTTGGCGATCGCCATGGCTTGATCGATTTGACAGCCCCTTTCTTTAAATGCAGAAAGGTAGCAGGTTTTACAGCGCAGGTCACAGACCTTGCAGATCTCCCAGAGAAAATACCAGGGGATCTTGGAGTGGTTCAACTGAAACTGGACCACAGGAGCCGGAAACTCTTTTTTCAGTTCTTCATGGCGATGGCTTAATGGATGAATCTCCGGGATCGGTTGGATGAATTGCAAGTCCATCAAACGCGCAAGGAAGGGCAGAACCTCATCGCGGCCGAAGATCCGCACCGCCTCACGGCGAATATCGACAATGGGAAGACCGGCCAAAATTCCCCGCCAGCACAGGCTGCCATAGGGACCCAAAGCCAGCAATGGGTTATTGGCGTTCATCGGCTTTGACTGAAAGAGGATGACCAGATCAGACGTCTCTTCATACCACTTCACATGTCGTTCAGCGATCTGACAGACAAGGTCGTTCCCTTCGACAACCATCTCTTTCTCCGGCAGCGTTTGCGGGCGCTTCAGAACAAAGGCCTGGTCGACGAGTGTTTCCCATCCGTCCCACTCATCGGTCCAGGACAACCATTTTTCTGAGGCCTCTTCCGATAGGTCGATGCTGACGCGACTCTCTTGATGAATCAGTCGCAGTCCCGGCGCCACCTTGCGAGAAACCACCAGCACATCCGGTGATTTCACCCACTCGTCGAAACCCATGTCGGCTCTCCTCCCCCACATGTTCGAGATCTCCCCATGAAACTGAAACGGTGTACCCATCGTCAACAGGATGTTCAGGCAGAACCAAAATACTCAATATCGTCCTGTTAAGTGTAATTTTTCCATTCGACATTCACAATCATTTGTCCCCAAAATATGAATTATTTCTCTAAAAAGCCGATCGCCATCCTTGTAATAGAAAACAGAGAGCTTTCCAAAAAAATACAGGATTCATTTTAACATCGCAGAAAAATCTGACTTCCGGGGATTCCGTTGATCTCCGATAAAATGATAGAATCGGATCGTGTAAGATCTTTCGTTTATTTCTATATTACATTTCAAGTAGGTGCGTGAAGTTGACCAACAATCCCCTCTCGGCATCGGCCATCATCCCGGTGCTGATCGAACGGCTGGAGAGCCTGGCCGGCCGCTTTCGCCAAGGCCATGATGAGCACGGCGCCTACGCTGCCGAGACCCTGATCGGCAAACTGCGCCGGCGGCAGATGCGCATCGCCTTCTGCGGTCATGTATCGGGTGGCAAATCGGCGCTGATCAACGCCTTGATCGGCGACGACATCCTCCCCACCAGCCCCATCCCGTCAAGCGCCAATATCGTCACGGTCCGTTCCGGACCGGCTGCGGCAAAAGCAAAGCTGAGGAGCGGCGAAACGGTCGAACTGGATCTCTTTGCTAACCTCTCGGGGGTGCAGGAACACTGCCTGGACGGCGCCGGCACCCACTCCGTCGATATCGCAGTACCCGTTGATCTCTTCGGGAACTCAGTCGACCTGGTGGACACGCCGGGCGTCGATTCAGCGGAAATGGCTCGCCGTCTCGCCGAAGACCCGGCCATCATCGCCGCCGACGTGATCTTCTACGTCATGGATTACAACCATGTCCAGTCAGAGATCAACTTCTCCTTCACGAAGCGCCTGAAAGAGCGCGGGAAACCGGTCTTCCTCGTCGTCAACCAGATCGACAAGCACTGCGATTTCGAATTGGACTTTGGCTACTTCCGGCGCAGTTCGGCTGCCGGCTTCGCCGCCTGGGACATCCGGCCAGAAGGCCTCTTTTTCACCAGCCTGGCCGACACTGCCCATCCGGAAAACGAACTCCCCCGCCTAAAAGCGCGCCTCCAGGATCTCTTCCGCCATGAAGAGGACCTGCTGGTCGCTTCCGTCCTGCCGGCGGCCCGGCAGTTGATCGAGGATCATGGCCAGCGCCTTGCCGTCGCAAACAAAGCGGAACGCCAGCGCCTTCAACGCCTCCTCGACGAAACGGAGGATCTGGAAGAGGCGCTCCGAACCTACGGTCAGGTCAGCCGTCAGATGGACGAACTCCAGCGGGCGCCCCAGCTTTTGCAGGACGAACTGGACCAGGAAATCCGCCGGGTCGTCGAAAACGCCCGCATCACGCCCCATACCACATCAGAACTGGCCCGGCGCTACCTGGAGAGCCGCAGCCCTGGCTTCAAAGTGGGTTTCCTTTTCTCCGGTGAGAAGACCAAGAAAGAGATCGCCGCCCGCCTGGAGGCGGTCTATGCCGATTTTCGCCAGCATGTTTCGACACAATTGGAATGGCACCTGCGCGACGTCCTCTCCCGTGTGGCCGAACGCCACGGGGTGACCGCCGGCGACTACCTGCAGCGCGCCAACAGCCTTGCGGCCCATTGGGGCGCCGACCTGCTGGCCCGGGTCGTCCGCGACGGCGCTGTGGCCGGCAACGAGTATGTGCACAACTACACCCGCGACATCGCCGCCGAGGTGAAGTCCCTCTACCGCCGGGAAGCGCTGGCGCTGGCCGAGGAGGCCATCCAACGCGCGGAAAGCGCGACGGCACAGCAGCGGGAACAGTTGTCACGTCAATTGGCGCCGCTGCAATCCCTGGCCGACGCCGTCAAAACGTTGGAACGGATGGATCAGGAAGAACGGAAAATCCGCGATGACCTGTTGGCCTTGCTCCGCCGCGGTCTGCCCGAACCCACTCCGGTCGAAGCGCTGTTCGCTCCTTCGCCGCTCTCCCCTGCTGCCCTTGCCGGTGACAGCGACAACCCTTCTCCTGAAGCCACAGCCGCCGCCGACGGCGCTGCCAATGCCGCCCGGTGCGCTGCCGCTCCGGATCCCCTGGCCGGTTTAGGCCAGGCGCTCCGCGAACAGTCGGCGCGGGCGGTTGTCCCCGCTGCGTCGATCCTGGATCCGGCGTTGGGAACATCGCCGGCGCTCATCGGCGCATCCAGCGAATCCGATATGGCGGCCAAAGGCGCCCTGCCGGCCCTGCAGCAAACGGCGCAGCGATTGCGCCAGTGCGCCGAAGCCGTCGCGCCCCTGCCCGGTTTTGGCCATATCGCCGAAGGGCTTGCGACGCGGGCCGATCGGCTGGAGAAAAACATCTTCACGGTAGCTCTGTTCGGCGCCTTCAGCGCCGGCAAATCCTCTGTAGCCAACGCTTTGCTCGGCCGCCCTGTGTTGCCCGTTTCGCCCAACCCGACGACAGCGGCCATCAACAAGATCCTCCCGCCCAACGGGGACAACCCCCATGGCACGGTTCGGGTCCGTCTGAAAAACGCCGGCGACATCGAAAGCGATGTCCTTCACTCCCTGAACGCCTGTGACCTGACCGCCTTGAACATGGCCGACGCGCTGCTGCGGCTCAATGATCTCTCCCCTGGCGACATCCACCCCACGGCCAAGCCCCACTATGCCTTCCTCCGGGCCGTCGCCCGCGGGATCGGCGCTGTCGAAGATCGCCTCGGCGAGGAATTGGTCATCGACTTGGACGCCTTCCACGATTACGTGGCCAGCGAAGAAAAGGCCTGTTTCGTCGAGTGGATCGAACTGTACTACCAGTGCCCCCTCACGGCGCGCGGCGTCATGCTCGTCGACACGCCTGGCGCCGATTCGATCAACGCCCGTCATACCGGTGTCGCCTTCGACTACATCAAAAACGCTGACGCGATCCTCTTTGTCACCTATTTCAACAGCGCCTTCTCCCATGCCGACCGGGACTTCCTCTTCCAACTGGGGCGTGTGAAAGACAGCTTCGGTCTGGACAAGATGTTCTTCCTGATCAACGCCGCCGACTTGGCCCGCAACGCCGGTGATCTGGCCGAGGTGCGACGCCATGTGACCGAGCGGATCGCCGCCTGCGGCATCGCCAATCCCCGCCTCTACACCGTCTCCAGCCAGACAGCGCTGCTCGCCCGCCTGGGCGAGTCGGGCCTGTTGACCGCCTCCCAGGAAAAGACCTACCGGCAACGGACCGACTCCCTCGCCGCCGTCGGGGAGACGGCGGATGGATCGGGCGCGCCGGGAGAAAGGGAGCCCGCTCCGGCATACGATGGCCCCCTCGCCTGGTCAGAAGGATTTTCCCTCTCCGGCTATGACCGCTTTGAAGCCGATTTTTACGGCTTTACCCTCCATGAACTGACCCAGATCGCCGTCTCCGCCGCCGAGGGCGACATGGGCCGCTGTCTCGCCAGCCTGGACGATGTGATCGAAGCGGCCCACCTCGACGCCTCGGCGCGCCGGCGTAAACGGGCCGCCTGTGAAACCTCCCGCCTTGATGCGGAACGGGCCGTCAGCGCCGTCAGTGTCGACGCCGATCGCGATCTTCTGGACAAGGAAGCCGATGAACTGATCTACTATGTCCAACAGCGAATCTTCTACCGCTTCGGCGATCTCTTCGACCGCTACTTCAACCCCTCGGTGCTCCAGGATGGGCGCGGCAACATCACGAAGAAGGGCATGCAGCACTGCCTGGAAGAACTGCTGCAAACCCTGGAAAAAGAGTTGGCCCAGGAGATCCGGGCCACGTCGCTGCGCCTCGAACAGTTTGTCCACAAACGCGCCAGCCTGTACCGGAACAAACTGGTTCAGTCCGTCGGCGCCGTCGACTCCCGCTGCGCCTTGCCGACCTACGAACCGGCGATCCTGCCGGCGCTGGAAATCCCGGAACGGCTTTCCCTCTCTCGCGCGGAAGCTATTCGCGTCCTGCCCAATGGGATCAGCAACCCGAAGGAGTTCTTTGAAGGCTCTGGCCGCCACCGGCTCCGGCTGCATCTGGAGGAAAACCTGCGCCCCCCCGTCCAAGCTTATCTGGACGAGGCGGCAACGGTGGTCAAAGCCGCCTATATCCCCCTGCTGGCGCGAACGCTGGAGAAAGGGCGCCAGCAAGCTCAAGAGGCATTGAGCGACCATTATGCCGGCCTGTTGGCCGCGTTGGATGTTGATTTTGATGTGACTTCGGCGGAGCGAATCCGGACCGCCTTGGCTTCGTTAGAGCAGTAGGGCATCAGAAGCGTCTCTCCTCTTCCCTGCCCCGGCGCACCTATGGCGCATCCCTTTTCAGCGGTGTCCCGCCGCCGTATTTTGCCATCATCGCGCCGATTAAAGTCCACCCCAAGGAGAAAGGCTAAGGTCAGTGATCGCCTGTGAGAGGGATTGAAGAAACAGCACGCCCGGGGAGATGGTCACCCATGTTCCAGGACGCGGAAATCTGGCGCTTCTACCTCTTCCTCCTGAAGGAACTGACCGCCTTCGTTTTATCGCTGATTCTTGACGCAGCCCTTTACCTGGCCGCCCAGATCGGGTTCTGGCTCGTCCTGTTCCTCTGCCTGCTCGGCGCTGGTTTGCGCAGCCTGAAACAGCGGCGTTTGCGGCAGCGCCTGGAGATGAAAAAAGCCCCGGATGACGCCTGAACAAGGGCGTATCCGGGGCTTTTTTTCGGCGCTTACTCCCACAACTGGCAAAGCGTAAAGGCGTCTTCTTCAAAACCCAGGTTGATCAACTGGTCGCGAATCGCCTCCCCCCAACTGGAGGCGATAAAGATGTAATCACCGGGTTCGAGGGCAGCCGGTTGCTCAATGGGAATCCCCATCAGCCGCTCTCCTCGCTTCGCAGGATTGTTATCGATAAAGGCCTGCACAGGAATATTGAGTATCTTCAACACGCGGAAGATATGCTTCCCAAAGGAGCCCGCGCCAAAGATGAAGACCCGCTTTCCCGTCACTTTCGGAAGAGCCTCAGTGATGCGGAGCAGTGGACTCTGGGGCAGCCTTTTCACCTGATACCCCTGGGTCGTCAATTCCTGCATCCTTTTATCATCAGGGGCTTCCTTAAAAATGACCATGGATACCATCTGGTAGTTGAGCAGTCCGTAGGCGCTAAGGATGTCCCGGAGAAAGTTTTTACCCCTTATTTTCCGCAGGAGTTTCGATGAATCATCTTTTTTCTCGTATTCAATCCCGCTCACATAACAACTGTTAAAGGGCTTCGCCGCCATCGCCGGCAATCCCATCCCGATCGCCGCTTTTTCCATCTCCCGCGCCGAGAGGGTGTAGACATAGTTGCCGATGATTTCAAAGGTGTTGCTTTGTCTCCGTTCCTGCTTCGTGATCTGATTGGCCCGCTTCAACAGCTTTTTAAACCGGCTGTCGTTTTCGTTCAGTTTCCTGGAACCGGAGAGGGATTCACCGGGAATGGACGGGTCCAACGGTTCAATCAGGATGACAGCTTTGCGCGCCACCCGGAGCATCTCGTACAAGGCCAACATGGGCCTGGGAAAATGGTGGTACGATTCCTTGCACAAGACATAGTCAAAGCTATCATCGGCAAAGGTCATCTTTTCGGCATTTTCCACTTGATACTCAGCGATCAGGCCCAACTGGCATCCGACTTGCAGCAGATCGCCGGAAATGTCGGTTGCCACCGCTTTGGCGCCGCGGCCGATGAGGTAGTGGGCATCCAGCCCATATCGACCGTCTCCAACGGTTAGCCAACGGGCCCCCGGATCGGCCTGGAGAAGCGGTTCTACACACTGGAACTGGCGCCAGTGGTACCAAGAGCCTACCGTATCGAACTCGAGCCAGCTTTGGGCATGCTCCTGTAACTCACCGGAAACATGCTCTTGGTAATGGGCCCCATGAACATGGTAACTCCAGCGACGCAGATCGTCCTTACTCAAGATACCACCCCTAAAGTGCTTTTTGAAGGGCCGTCTTTTCAATGTTACGAGATATCCTGGGCCATCATGGCCAGGTCCTCTGCCGAATGAGCCACCGACTCTGAGGCGTTTTCAATCTCGTGGGCCGTCGTGCTGAGGGTGACCACTTCATCGGAGATTTGCCGCATCTGCTCCTGATTGAGGGCGATCGACTCCAGGATCCGGGTGAAGCCGTGGACCACCTTGTCCACCAGTTCGTTGACGCGCTCCATCGAGTTGGCGTTCTGTTCCATCGACCCGCTCACGTCTGCCGTATGGTTGCGCGACAACTGGATCATCTCGGCGATCTCCTGGACCGACTGTTCCGAACTGCTGGCCAGCTTCTTCACTTCCTGAGCGACTACGTTGAAGCCGCGGCCGTGTTCCCCGGCGCGAGCCGATTCGATGGCCGCGTTCAGGGCCAACAGGTTGGTTTGAGAGGCGATGCCCTGGATGACCTCGGCGATGGAGGAGATCTTCTCGGAACTCGCGTCCAGGGCGGCGATCTTTTGCTTCATCTCCAACATCAGGCGGGACAACTCCTGAATCGCCTGCACAGCTTCCTTCAGTTGGCCTTCGCCGCCCTTCGCCTGGGAGACCACCTCGGAGGAGTGCTTGGCCGCCTCGCTCACATTGCGGGTGATCCGTTCGGCCGATGTGGACATGTGGGCCGCCGACGCCGCCGTCTCCTCCGCCGTAGCGGCCAGGCTCTGGCTGGCGTCGTTGACCTGCTGTTGCAGCGATGTCAGGTTGTTAAGGATTTTCTCCAGTTCCTCTTTTTTCGACAGGCCGGAGGTGTAGCTCTCGATATAGCTGCTCATGGCCAACTGCTGGTCCAGGTTGGTGATCGTCAACAGCGCTGTGACCGCTTTTTTGGCCCGTTCCTTGTCCTTGTAGGCGTCCATGATCTTGGGAATCAAGAAGTTGTAGTGCAACTGGTAGGCCGAAGTAAACCAATAGGGCGGCAGGGAGATCCGGTCATGGACCTTGCCGATCTTGTAGCGCTCGACGACATAATTGTCATCGACCTTCATCGGCGCCAGGCTGAGGATATAGTTTCGCATGGTCTTCTTCAACCGCTCGACGGTGGTGTGCCTGTCGATAAACTCGCGCATCTCCGGCATGGCGCCAAGGTGACTGTAAAAAGCCGCCACCGCCGCATCGGCATTCTGTTCCAGGATGGGGCGGAGTTCCTGCAGCAGTTCCAACTGCTCCGGCGTTAACTTCATGAAACGGACAGACAATTGAAAGGAGGGATCTTGCATCGAGATCGTCGGTTTCGGTCCCTGGTAGGGACGAGGCTCCGACTCATCGCTTGATTTGCGCCAGAACATATGCGAAACCTCCCTGTATGGCTTTTGAGTAAAGCTCCCCAAAATAAAGATGTTCATTTCGGAGGAGAGGGATGGCCTCTTGGAGCCTGTGAAGACTCCTTTTTCCATCTCGACCTTCGTCTCGACAGAGCGGCTCCACCGAATAGAGCCGCGCCATCTAATCGATACAACTTCGAGACAATTGCTTCGATTCCTGCTATCGCGTCTCATTTCAGAACAAAGGTTCATGGGAAAGGCGGGCCTTCGAAATCATGGCGAGTATACACAAAGATTATGCGAATCGACAGGAAGCCGGCTTGCGCTTGGCCGAAGAAATCGCCGCGACGAACCAGCCCTTCGACCTCATCGTCGCCGTTCCGCGAGGCGGCGTCGAAGTGGCTGCGCCCATCGCCCAGCGATTGAAAAATCCCCTGGCCTTGATCAGTCCCCGTAAGTTGGCGATGCCCCACCAAGCGGAGGTGGCCATCGGCGCCATCGGCCCAGACGGTTCTTTCCTTCTCGACGAATCCCTGATCGCCCATTACGGGATCTCTCGCGAATACATTGACGCAGAAAAAAAGCGCCAGTTGGCGGAGATGGAACGGCGGCGCCGCGACTACCCCTTCCCGCTGACACCCGATCAGGCGAAAGGCCGGCGCCTGCTGCTCGTCGATGATGGTGTCGCCACCGGCTTTACGCTCCGGGCGGCCATCGCCACCTTGCAGGCCTACGGCCCCGCCTACCTGGCCGTGGCCCTCCCGGTGGGGCCGGCGGACACGCTCTCCCTCCTGCGACACGCCGTCGACAGGGTTCACTGCCCCCTTGTCCCGGAGCCCTTTTACGCCGTCGGTGCCTACTATGAAGACTTCGGGCAGACCTCCGACGAAACGGTCCGGGCGTTGTTGACCGGCGTCAACGGCTGCAACGCCTGAAAGGCCTCAATGGCGACAGGGACCAAGGCCGGGTCAAACTGCGTCCCGGCGCCTTTTTCAATCTCTTCGATGATCCGGCGCCAGGGCAAGCGCGGCCGGTAGGGGCGATCGCCGTTCATGGCGTCGATGCTGTCAGCCAAAGCCAAGATGCGGGCGCCCAGTTCGATGTCGCTTCCCTTTTGTCCATCGGGATAACCCCGGCCATCGTAACGTTCATGATGGTGGTAAACGAGGGCGCTCACACTGCGCAGCTTTTTCAGCGGTCGCAGGATCCGGGCGCCGATGACCGGGTGTTGCCGCATGACGGCGAATTCCTCCTCTGTCAGCCGGTCTGTCTTGCGCAGGATCGTTTCTTCGATGCCGATCTTTCCGATGTCATGGAGCAACCCGGCGATGCGAACCGTCTCCAAGGCTTGGCCGGTGAGCCCTAAGCGGCTTCCGATGGCCTCGGCCAGTTGGGCCACCTGCTGGGAATGGTGGC
Protein-coding regions in this window:
- a CDS encoding globin-coupled sensor protein; the protein is MFWRKSSDESEPRPYQGPKPTISMQDPSFQLSVRFMKLTPEQLELLQELRPILEQNADAAVAAFYSHLGAMPEMREFIDRHTTVERLKKTMRNYILSLAPMKVDDNYVVERYKIGKVHDRISLPPYWFTSAYQLHYNFLIPKIMDAYKDKERAKKAVTALLTITNLDQQLAMSSYIESYTSGLSKKEELEKILNNLTSLQQQVNDASQSLAATAEETAASAAHMSTSAERITRNVSEAAKHSSEVVSQAKGGEGQLKEAVQAIQELSRLMLEMKQKIAALDASSEKISSIAEVIQGIASQTNLLALNAAIESARAGEHGRGFNVVAQEVKKLASSSEQSVQEIAEMIQLSRNHTADVSGSMEQNANSMERVNELVDKVVHGFTRILESIALNQEQMRQISDEVVTLSTTAHEIENASESVAHSAEDLAMMAQDIS
- a CDS encoding dynamin family protein, translating into MTNNPLSASAIIPVLIERLESLAGRFRQGHDEHGAYAAETLIGKLRRRQMRIAFCGHVSGGKSALINALIGDDILPTSPIPSSANIVTVRSGPAAAKAKLRSGETVELDLFANLSGVQEHCLDGAGTHSVDIAVPVDLFGNSVDLVDTPGVDSAEMARRLAEDPAIIAADVIFYVMDYNHVQSEINFSFTKRLKERGKPVFLVVNQIDKHCDFELDFGYFRRSSAAGFAAWDIRPEGLFFTSLADTAHPENELPRLKARLQDLFRHEEDLLVASVLPAARQLIEDHGQRLAVANKAERQRLQRLLDETEDLEEALRTYGQVSRQMDELQRAPQLLQDELDQEIRRVVENARITPHTTSELARRYLESRSPGFKVGFLFSGEKTKKEIAARLEAVYADFRQHVSTQLEWHLRDVLSRVAERHGVTAGDYLQRANSLAAHWGADLLARVVRDGAVAGNEYVHNYTRDIAAEVKSLYRREALALAEEAIQRAESATAQQREQLSRQLAPLQSLADAVKTLERMDQEERKIRDDLLALLRRGLPEPTPVEALFAPSPLSPAALAGDSDNPSPEATAAADGAANAARCAAAPDPLAGLGQALREQSARAVVPAASILDPALGTSPALIGASSESDMAAKGALPALQQTAQRLRQCAEAVAPLPGFGHIAEGLATRADRLEKNIFTVALFGAFSAGKSSVANALLGRPVLPVSPNPTTAAINKILPPNGDNPHGTVRVRLKNAGDIESDVLHSLNACDLTALNMADALLRLNDLSPGDIHPTAKPHYAFLRAVARGIGAVEDRLGEELVIDLDAFHDYVASEEKACFVEWIELYYQCPLTARGVMLVDTPGADSINARHTGVAFDYIKNADAILFVTYFNSAFSHADRDFLFQLGRVKDSFGLDKMFFLINAADLARNAGDLAEVRRHVTERIAACGIANPRLYTVSSQTALLARLGESGLLTASQEKTYRQRTDSLAAVGETADGSGAPGEREPAPAYDGPLAWSEGFSLSGYDRFEADFYGFTLHELTQIAVSAAEGDMGRCLASLDDVIEAAHLDASARRRKRAACETSRLDAERAVSAVSVDADRDLLDKEADELIYYVQQRIFYRFGDLFDRYFNPSVLQDGRGNITKKGMQHCLEELLQTLEKELAQEIRATSLRLEQFVHKRASLYRNKLVQSVGAVDSRCALPTYEPAILPALEIPERLSLSRAEAIRVLPNGISNPKEFFEGSGRHRLRLHLEENLRPPVQAYLDEAATVVKAAYIPLLARTLEKGRQQAQEALSDHYAGLLAALDVDFDVTSAERIRTALASLEQ
- a CDS encoding phosphoribosyltransferase; protein product: MASIHKDYANRQEAGLRLAEEIAATNQPFDLIVAVPRGGVEVAAPIAQRLKNPLALISPRKLAMPHQAEVAIGAIGPDGSFLLDESLIAHYGISREYIDAEKKRQLAEMERRRRDYPFPLTPDQAKGRRLLLVDDGVATGFTLRAAIATLQAYGPAYLAVALPVGPADTLSLLRHAVDRVHCPLVPEPFYAVGAYYEDFGQTSDETVRALLTGVNGCNA
- a CDS encoding radical SAM protein, whose amino-acid sequence is MWGRRADMGFDEWVKSPDVLVVSRKVAPGLRLIHQESRVSIDLSEEASEKWLSWTDEWDGWETLVDQAFVLKRPQTLPEKEMVVEGNDLVCQIAERHVKWYEETSDLVILFQSKPMNANNPLLALGPYGSLCWRGILAGLPIVDIRREAVRIFGRDEVLPFLARLMDLQFIQPIPEIHPLSHRHEELKKEFPAPVVQFQLNHSKIPWYFLWEICKVCDLRCKTCYLSAFKERGCQIDQAMAIAKQIIDAGIFYVGIFGGEPLLQEGLEQVIQTLREADVFVKIISNGQQMTTERARRLADAGINQVEISFDGLSRAVHEGSRGSGTFDQAIQALQCLRDAEIPRQGMVWTVHSGNVHEFHRLPQFMQEIGVTECYVSLFKKTGLQGSEAPYEPISDEETQRLIRYIQGWERSHPELTVAMTAALGCSCGRTSCVVDDVGDLRVCSFAYVSVGNVHQRPFVEIWQALAQEAEKRGPLGFCKDPAVEIADDRMIS
- a CDS encoding methyltransferase domain-containing protein; its protein translation is MSKDDLRRWSYHVHGAHYQEHVSGELQEHAQSWLEFDTVGSWYHWRQFQCVEPLLQADPGARWLTVGDGRYGLDAHYLIGRGAKAVATDISGDLLQVGCQLGLIAEYQVENAEKMTFADDSFDYVLCKESYHHFPRPMLALYEMLRVARKAVILIEPLDPSIPGESLSGSRKLNENDSRFKKLLKRANQITKQERRQSNTFEIIGNYVYTLSAREMEKAAIGMGLPAMAAKPFNSCYVSGIEYEKKDDSSKLLRKIRGKNFLRDILSAYGLLNYQMVSMVIFKEAPDDKRMQELTTQGYQVKRLPQSPLLRITEALPKVTGKRVFIFGAGSFGKHIFRVLKILNIPVQAFIDNNPAKRGERLMGIPIEQPAALEPGDYIFIASSWGEAIRDQLINLGFEEDAFTLCQLWE